Genomic DNA from Plutella xylostella chromosome 13, ilPluXylo3.1, whole genome shotgun sequence:
aacaaagtgatcctatacTCTTAGATTCCTTCACAGGATTCATAACCTTTTCAGGTACAGTAACcctaaaactataaaatacatgtacCTACGGCAAAATGTTAAAAGATTAAATTTGTTAATCAAACAAATGCCATACATTTAAGTTAACATTAACTATAGTATACTTAATTCTTTCTCAGTCTGAGAATAGATAGTGCAAAAACTGCAGATGCGAAACGAATTCCCGGTGGCATTTCAGACACGCCACGTGTCACAACAGGaagaaattcataatttaGCACTTCCAAGGTAAAATATTCAGCCACGCGCCTCGGCACTTGCCGACACCACCCGACCGTGAAATAGACCTGCTGCTAACATTTATAGAGGGTGAATAATACTAGGTATACATGTACTGATAAAAGAAATGACCAGcttcaaaaattataaatttatttcgtAAACTATAATCTCTTTATCGAGGTCACAGTTAAAGTCGTATAAAGCTAAGttacttatgtacctaatttatgGCATTTTAATCTACTGTATAATcagtaaatataaacatatctAATGCAATAGTTATCTTACAGATAATATCACTAGCATCCTTGGAATAGCGTGAGAAATACTCGTCGTAATGTCTTCAGTGACACATATCGTTATCAGTAATTCCCTTCTATGCCCtcattacaatttacaataggTAATCAATTCTCGATTGTTTCACTAGATTGCCTTTGTTAATGGTTATACATTATAATCATTTAGTTTAGtaatagataataaataattagttatGCCTATAGTTGAACACTTGGCAAAGTTAGCGTCAACATTTAGACATTATGTAAGATAGAACACATTTAGGACCAGCGCTTAACTTCTCACTAGAATCGGTACCTACATCGATGTGATTAGTAATAATTCCTTCTTATGAGACCATTTATAAAATCAAACATTAGCTAAAGGCTTCAATTCACTCTCCTTTGTTTTCCCCTTCTTTCCGTATCGGAAGTACTCTTCAACTTGCAATAGTGTCTTGCCTCTAGTTTCCGGTAAgaagaatatcaagaaaactGTTCCTAACAAAGTAGATATTCCGTAGAAGAAGTATGTGCCGTGGAACCCAATGCTCTCGAATAAATGAGGCGCTGTTTTCACGGTTCCGAAGAAAGCTATGGACGTCATCATGACACTTATACCGGAACCGAATCCTTTAGTCGCCGTCGCGAATAGTTCTCCCACCATGTTCCAGGGGAGAGGGACTATTCCCAAATTGGACACTATCATGTAGATGCCCATGAGGCCGAGTGATATGAATGGTGAAATATGGTTGATGACATCAGTCTCTATTAGATATAAGTACATGGCTAATGCAATTAGGGATATTGAGGTGAGAACACCGCTGAAGATGGCCATTGGTCGTCTGCCGAGTCTTCTGAGCAGCACACAGGCGGTGCCGAGAGACACGCAGCGCAACACGTCGATGCCCAGCATGGCGGTGTAGTCGTGGCGACTGTTGTGGCCCCCCAGCAGCTCCTTCATCATTATAGGAGTATAAGCGCAAATCACGTTAACACCCGACAGCTGCGTCACAATAAAGAAAACCACCATAATAGTCATTGGCTTCCAGAATTCAGGTTTCTTCAGATTCGTTCGTAAGGTTTTCAGATTATTCTTCACTTTCTGTTTTTGCGCTTGGTCTGATAACATTTTGTCGAGTTCCATCTTCGTTTCTGGGGCGGTACCTCTGTACCATTGGAATGATTTGATGCATTCGTCAATTCGTCCCTTGGACGCGAGCCAGCTCGGCGATTCCGGGGCGTAGAATATGATAATGCCTCCGATCAACGGAAAAATACCACATAGTAATGAAGCGGGACTCCAGTGCAGAAAAGTTCCGTACACATGAGACAATAGCACTCCAGTTGCTATCGCTAGAGATAATGCGGCTAAGAACAATCCCCTGTAGATCGGCGTGCTGATTTCTCCGATAAACACAGGTCCTAAAGGACCGAGTAATCCTTGACACAGTCCCGTGAGGAATCTCCCGAACAAAATGAGGTAAATGTTGGTAGCGAACCCGATGGTGACCCAGCCGGCGACGAACGGCACCGCCAGGATGATCTGCGACCGTCTCCTTCCGAATCTTTCCATCAAGTATCCTGATATTATGTTACCGCAGAACAATGGAAGCGAAGACATGGCCGCTGCAACAAGAGGAAACCTGTGAGTCATTTGTTTTAGCAGAACCAAAATGGCTATCACGGGGCTCAAGACGCACTCATCAAGACGTGTCAAAAGTTTCGCATCGCGCTCCCATCACATCGCGCGGCATCGAGAGCGAGCGTGAAGAAGAACTTTTCACATCTTGACGTGCGAGTCTTCCGCCCTGTGCTAGGCTAGCTGATAATATGAAGTATGAAAAAACAGGCAGAGTAACATACCGACCCAGGAGATGAGTTCAGTGTTGAACTTGTGTCCCTGGAACTTGGCATGCTGCAGCTGCGGGATGAGCACGGCGGAGAAGCCCGAGGTGGCCCCGGCGCCCAGGGTCAGCATGAACGTGCCGAGAGCGATGAACGCCTGTaatagaatttatttatttatttatacttttatcgcacaactagctgtccccgcgggATCCGCtttgctttaaaaagttttgggAATTCCCCGATGAaaagcctatgtgttaatccagggtgtcagctaactccataccaaattttgTGAAATCGGTTGATGTGAAGAAgtaacacacatacacacatatactcacaaactttctcatttataatattagtaggatttaCAAAAGTAAATGTAAAATCAGGTGgtcttaatgctaagagcattctctaccagtcaacctgcaggaggtttAGGAGCAGAAGTGGGAGTCAGAAAGCAgggaagtgcaaaaaaataatatattaatcaAGTATCACGCTCGTAATCAATGTTATCAATGTTTATGCTAATCACACATTTGCAATGAATGCAACAAGTAATCtgttttcaattaatttcCAATACCGTCACCGAGTATGATAATTTCGTTCAATAATGCCGATTCAATTGTATAATTATCGTTGCAGCGGAGTATTGAACTaaacaaagtaaaattaatttgCACGTGTAACCCCTCGTTATCTAAGCttctatttacataataataatatgatatccTCGTAATTTATCCTGAGTTTATGTTAACATTTCtttttcattaatatttatttaaatttgattcTAGAATAATGAATAACGAACCGGATTCCTTTCCGTTCACTTTCCTCTGGTCCGCATTAGCCTATTTCGAGAACTTGTTTTTAAAGCACGCAGGAACCTCATAAGGTAGTAAACATAAACGCCTATATTTAGCATTTATACGAGCTTTGGTCACCATTTTTCCACTGAGTGTAGGGACAGTTCAAGGCCTTCTTTGTTTTCGAgatgtaaatattattgagACGCCATTTGCAGGGTTCGAAGGCGGACCACTATtgcattgtattttattttcttgctCAATGATTGCATTagtttattatgaatattacTAACCAGTACATGTCTACAAGATCCTATAAAATGATTCATTAAAAAAGCAGCTCTGCATCCTATTAACTCTTTAATGTTCACTGTGGTTTCCAGAGGACAATGAATTCAGGGGctttcatttttaaatgtaactaatttttaacacattttacacacattaaaattaagtGCAAAGAAGAATGTTTCTTTTTGATGGCTACTGTGAAAAGGAATATAATACTCATGCACTACCTACCGGATATGCAagcaaaatatatttgaaaatgATGGCAAATCTGTGCCATAAACGAATGCTACGGTGGCCGCGTAGCTCTATCCGAAACTCTATGTACTTTCTCGTAGTACTACGCATACTGCAAACACTAATTTTCTTTGTTCTTATCTTAGCTATGTACAATTTTACATACCTTACattcaattattaattatattgtaaCAATATCGTTAATAcccaattaaaattatacaaattagGTAAGGTACACGGTAAAATGAATTTaatctaaatatatttatctacCTACTTGTTTACTTGTCGGACCAGTAAACttacttttgttttgtgtttatttttagttgATTCATGGTATTTACCGTTACCAAGTGATATTTGGACCTCTACCAACTTATCAAATGAAATGAAGGAATTTAAAACATTCTTGTCATTGTTTTTCGGCCTATGGGAAGAACTTGTAAACAATGTTTCTAACATCTGTAAAGGTAAAGATCACCAGAATAATCAAGAAAAATCGGGAAGTtactttaaaatttgaattgcACCACATTTACAGTAACAAAGGGATAAAAAGTTTATTGCACCCGATTCCTTTCACGTGTTGATATCGAAGGTGAATGAACACTAGCACACATCACTATTATATTTGCATTTGCGACTATCCACACACCTGTCTACGAAACGCTGTGTTGCTGGCTCCATGGTTGTCACTAGTTTCCTCCTGTTTGGTGAACTTCTCGAGTTCAGGCTGTTTGGTGTCCGCCATCGCTCGGCCCCGACTGCGTTCACACTGCGCGCTGGTACGCCGCCGGTTCTACAACTTTTGAGAAGCCAATGCACTCGATATGCTACAAATTTATCTTATCAatcttttttatattacaaCACTGTGTAGAGCCAGCTCGCTCGTCGCTCCCGTCGTCGTCTCCGCTAGTCGGAACGACACTGAATCTTCGTTAATTATTTGCTATGGCCACAAGATACGCATCGACTATTGATAAATCCTATCGCTATTATTACGTCAATTACATAATGATTTGaattaagggtctgcaatagggaatcgagggttggcattgtcatagaattatgtagtaaatgatgctctacagccttgaaaaaaatcacacaggtagttgaagagtctagctaggtgctgaatcattcgaagttaagtaaatgattatggataactgtaaattaatttcagaatatcaagaaaaaccagtcaatcacactcccgtattgtaacaactgtgtcgtaattataaagaattttcatatgatttttatcatattataaagttaaaggcttggactaggcgctaaataccttgttttttaataaacacacatttattttgtgtaaattaatcccaaacttgagcaatttttttccctcaaatcttcatacaaatatctatggcggctttctgtgttataaaatcataaacacaagtgacgtttgactcagttggccgctggcctccaaagaagggtcacgtcggtttaggcagcactgacagctcgcgatcttatcgtgtacagatacaaaaccactgcacattggttgtcattgcactttttcaacttttatgacaccaacataatttgatttgaaattgaggaagcataattcttccagtatattcaatacattaaattaaattagatagtgtgcaatattctcgtgatattacagtctcgtaaaggtctgatgaggagcaggaatatagcgaatggatctaagtgatgacaatacgcacgaacattaggttagggatcaaaaatacagtctcttggtgctggttgaggtatggtctcgtgaggatctgatgagggcagtaacacggtggtggctcaattttatttcaaagatgttaatagctaaaagcatcgagtttgggctattaagtatgtttttcagagagagagaaagagattttgtttttcctctggatgtgttaggtttactgggtttactaagttcattctgttaatggcatcaagttgttatgtgttcataagtaataattatttattaacaaaatgctgttgattctccacgaaaatgtaaaaataaaaataaaataaattcgtaacgtaaaattgtcaatgacggaatttcttctatagacagtagccacaaaaaaaacaaacgataggtggcgtgatttgaagataaagatacattttttcgacacatagacagcaacaacaaaaaaaaatacagatttaaagaaaagaaacacataggtacttatacaaaacaacaaagaaaaaaaaaggatacacatcaaaataactggaaaaaatataagccccaatttacttgagtgggacagggagtaccataatattttttttggggtactccccatctatgcgaaatataagcttgatatctttacccgtttctgagaaaaagggcggtgacagacagtcagtcagacagacggacaacaaagagatcctataacggttgctttttttcttttgacgttcgaaaccctaaaattaagtaaaaatattatgctgccaaaaaatgtacttacaggtattgaaaaagcggtatataaacaaattataccagcagagggttcaccatttagctgaatgttacttagaaaacggccttgagtggcggtcaagttggtcatTGGTTGTTATTGGTGCATTGGTAGTTGGtggttttcatgtttttagcgtacagtcaggtttttagttttttataattgtatttttttatttgtaactttttagttgtttttagggttccgtagccaaaatggcaaaaacggaacccttatagtttcgtcatgtccgtctgtccgtctgtccgtctgtccgtctgtccgtctgtcacagc
This window encodes:
- the LOC105397995 gene encoding facilitated trehalose transporter Tret1 isoform X2, producing the protein MSSLPLFCGNIISGYLMERFGRRRSQIILAVPFVAGWVTIGFATNIYLILFGRFLTGLCQGLLGPLGPVFIGEISTPIYRGLFLAALSLAIATGVLLSHVYGTFLHWSPASLLCGIFPLIGGIIIFYAPESPSWLASKGRIDECIKSFQWYRGTAPETKMELDKMLSDQAQKQKVKNNLKTLRTNLKKPEFWKPMTIMVVFFIVTQLSGVNVICAYTPIMMKELLGGHNSRHDYTAMLGIDVLRCVSLGTACVLLRRLGRRPMAIFSGVLTSISLIALAMYLYLIETDVINHISPFISLGLMGIYMIVSNLGIVPLPWNMVGELFATATKGFGSGISVMMTSIAFFGTVKTAPHLFESIGFHGTYFFYGISTLLGTVFLIFFLPETRGKTLLQVEEYFRYGKKGKTKESELKPLANV
- the LOC105397995 gene encoding facilitated trehalose transporter Tret1 isoform X1, which codes for MADTKQPELEKFTKQEETSDNHGASNTAFRRQAFIALGTFMLTLGAGATSGFSAVLIPQLQHAKFQGHKFNTELISWVAAMSSLPLFCGNIISGYLMERFGRRRSQIILAVPFVAGWVTIGFATNIYLILFGRFLTGLCQGLLGPLGPVFIGEISTPIYRGLFLAALSLAIATGVLLSHVYGTFLHWSPASLLCGIFPLIGGIIIFYAPESPSWLASKGRIDECIKSFQWYRGTAPETKMELDKMLSDQAQKQKVKNNLKTLRTNLKKPEFWKPMTIMVVFFIVTQLSGVNVICAYTPIMMKELLGGHNSRHDYTAMLGIDVLRCVSLGTACVLLRRLGRRPMAIFSGVLTSISLIALAMYLYLIETDVINHISPFISLGLMGIYMIVSNLGIVPLPWNMVGELFATATKGFGSGISVMMTSIAFFGTVKTAPHLFESIGFHGTYFFYGISTLLGTVFLIFFLPETRGKTLLQVEEYFRYGKKGKTKESELKPLANV